One genomic segment of Sminthopsis crassicaudata isolate SCR6 chromosome 4, ASM4859323v1, whole genome shotgun sequence includes these proteins:
- the REG4 gene encoding regenerating islet-derived protein 4 → MASKNWLLLLLSCASVTSILGDIILRPSCSTGWFYYKSNCYGYFRKPHTWSDAELECQAFGNGAHLASILDQKEAKVIAKHIWSYQRNQPVWIGLNDPQKNNKWKWIDGGLYLFRSWSNKSSQGNKACAEMDYENNFLTWNKNDCSKRQHFVCKYRP, encoded by the exons atggCTTCCAAAAACTGGCTGCTCCTGCTCCTGAGCTGTGCCTCAGTCACAAGCATCCTGGGAG ATATTATCTTGAGACCCAGCTGCAGCACAGGATGGTTTTACTACAAATCCAATTGTTATGGATATTTCCGAAAACCTCACACTTGGTCGGATGCTGAG CTGGAGTGTCAGGCCTTTGGGAATGGGGCCCACCTGGCCTCTATCTTGGATCAAAAGGAAGCCAAAGTTATAGCCAAGCACATCTGGAGCTATCAGCGAAACCAGCCTGTCTGGATTGGTCTCAATGACCCCCAAAAG AACAACAAATGGAAATGGATTGATGGAGGCTTGTATCTCTTCCGATCCTGGTCAAACAAGTCTTCCCAGGGGAACAAAGCTTGTGCTGAGATGGATTATGAGAACA ATTTCTTAACCTGGAATAAAAATGACTGCAGCAAGCGCCAACACTTTGTATGCAAGTATCGACCCTAG